A DNA window from Camelina sativa cultivar DH55 chromosome 17, Cs, whole genome shotgun sequence contains the following coding sequences:
- the LOC104754469 gene encoding protein NETWORKED 3A-like isoform X1, which translates to MESSKWWWIGNHNTTNFSPWLHSTLSELDEKTKQMLRVIDEDADSFAARAEMYYKRRPELVAVVEEFYRSHRSLVERYDLLRPSSVHKHGSSDYHDKSSSTCDDVSSWSEVCETHDEYAESEVDDGERKWVDDEGEIDGIVEEMESSQVGYGEGNGDYEMMKEEIERLREENKVYRGMVMEKDEEKREAIRQMSLAIQMLKEENSELKKRVSTVVAAKNKEGDSSSRRKQQMWKKPLKGLWGKVVGNWVLPNTDSTARELMTL; encoded by the exons ATGGAGTCATCAAAATGGTGGTGGATTGGAAATCACAACACTACTAATTTCTCTCCTTGGCTTCATTCTACTCTCTCTG AATTGGATGAAAAGACAAAGCAAATGCTGAGAGTGATTGATGAGGATGCGGATTCTTTCGCCGCAAGAGCTGAGATGTATTATAAGAGGCGACCTGAGCTTGTAGCCGTGGTGGAAGAATTCTACCGTTCTCATCGCTCCTTGGTCGAGAGGTACGACTTGTTGAGACCTTCTTCTGTGCACAAACATGGCTCATCAGATTATCATGACAAGTCATCATCAACTTGTGATGATGTGTCTTCTTGGTCTGAGGTTTGCGAGACTCATGACGAGTACGCAGAGTCTGAAGTAGATGACGGTGAAAGGAAATGGGTTGATGATGAAGGTGAGATCGATGGCATTGTCGAGGAGATGGAATCATCGCAAGTCGGTTATGGTGAAGGTAATGGAGATTATGAGATGATGAAGGAAGAGATAGAGAGGCTGAGAGAGGAGAATAAGGTTTACAGGGGAATGGTGAtggagaaagatgaagagaagagagaagctATAAGGCAGATGAGTTTAGCAATACAAATGCTTAAAGAAGAGAACTCAGAGCTCAAGAAACGTGTTTCTACTGTTGTTGCTGCAAAGAATAAGGAAGGTGATAGTAGTTCTCGGAGGAAGCAACAAATGTGGAAGAAGCCATTGAAAGGGTTGTGGGGGAAAGTAGTAGGAAACTGGGTCCTTCCAAACACAGATTCTACTGCCAGAGAGCTCATGACTCTTTAG
- the LOC104754469 gene encoding protein NETWORKED 3A-like isoform X2: protein MLRVIDEDADSFAARAEMYYKRRPELVAVVEEFYRSHRSLVERYDLLRPSSVHKHGSSDYHDKSSSTCDDVSSWSEVCETHDEYAESEVDDGERKWVDDEGEIDGIVEEMESSQVGYGEGNGDYEMMKEEIERLREENKVYRGMVMEKDEEKREAIRQMSLAIQMLKEENSELKKRVSTVVAAKNKEGDSSSRRKQQMWKKPLKGLWGKVVGNWVLPNTDSTARELMTL, encoded by the coding sequence ATGCTGAGAGTGATTGATGAGGATGCGGATTCTTTCGCCGCAAGAGCTGAGATGTATTATAAGAGGCGACCTGAGCTTGTAGCCGTGGTGGAAGAATTCTACCGTTCTCATCGCTCCTTGGTCGAGAGGTACGACTTGTTGAGACCTTCTTCTGTGCACAAACATGGCTCATCAGATTATCATGACAAGTCATCATCAACTTGTGATGATGTGTCTTCTTGGTCTGAGGTTTGCGAGACTCATGACGAGTACGCAGAGTCTGAAGTAGATGACGGTGAAAGGAAATGGGTTGATGATGAAGGTGAGATCGATGGCATTGTCGAGGAGATGGAATCATCGCAAGTCGGTTATGGTGAAGGTAATGGAGATTATGAGATGATGAAGGAAGAGATAGAGAGGCTGAGAGAGGAGAATAAGGTTTACAGGGGAATGGTGAtggagaaagatgaagagaagagagaagctATAAGGCAGATGAGTTTAGCAATACAAATGCTTAAAGAAGAGAACTCAGAGCTCAAGAAACGTGTTTCTACTGTTGTTGCTGCAAAGAATAAGGAAGGTGATAGTAGTTCTCGGAGGAAGCAACAAATGTGGAAGAAGCCATTGAAAGGGTTGTGGGGGAAAGTAGTAGGAAACTGGGTCCTTCCAAACACAGATTCTACTGCCAGAGAGCTCATGACTCTTTAG
- the LOC104754470 gene encoding formimidoyltransferase-cyclodeaminase-like isoform X1, with translation MLREMLGCCKVYISEARNKTALEAIERAVKPFPPAAIVNKFEDAAYGRVGYTVVSSLATGSSSSLKNAVFAMVKTALDTINLELHSGSHPRLGVVDHICFHPLSQTSIEQVSSVANSLAMDIGSTLRVPTYLYGAADKEQCTLDSIRRKLGYFKANREGHEWAGGLELEMVPVKPDAGPQEVSKAKGVVAVGACGWVSNYNVPVMSNNLKAVRRISRKTSERGGGLASVQTMALVHGKGVIEVACNLLNPSQVGGDEVQGLIERLGREEGLLVGKGYYTDYTPDQIAQRYIDLLNNSKFSK, from the exons ATGTTGAGAGAAATGCTTGGTTGCTGCAAGGTATACATATCTGAAGCGCGGAACAAGACGGCCCTCGAAGCCATTGAGAGAGCTGTAAAGCCTTTTCCACCGGCTGCAATCGTCAACAAGTTTGAAGATGCGGCTTATGGCAGGGTCGGTTATACTGTTGTATCCTCGCTTGCTACTGGGTCATCTTCATCCCTGAAGAATGCAGTGTTTGCAATGGTTAAGACTGCTCTCGACACCATCAATCTTGAGTTGCACTCTGGATCCCATCCCCGCCTTGGAGTGGTCGACCACATATGCTTTCACCCCTTGTCTCAAACCTCTATAGAACAAGTTTCTTCCGTTGCCAATTCCCTAGCAATGGACATCGGCTCCACTCTTCGAG TTCCTACATATCTATATGGAGCAGCAGATAAGGAGCAGTGCACGCTGGATTCGATCAGAAGGAAGCTGGGATACTTCAAGGCAAACAGGGAGGGACATGAATGGGCAGGTGGGTTGGAGCTGGAGATGGTGCCAGTGAAGCCAGACGCAGGGCCACAAGAGGTGAGCAAAGCCAAAGGGGTTGTAGCGGTTGGGGCGTGCGGGTGGGTGAGTAACTATAACGTACCAGTCATGTCAAACAATCTCAAGGCAGTGAGGAGAATATCAAGGAAGACGAGCGAGAGAGGAGGGGGCTTGGCTTCAGTGCAGACAATGGCGCTTGTGCATGGGAAAGGAGTTATAGAGGTCGCCTGTAACTTGTTGAATCCAAGTCAAGTGGGAGGAGATGAAGTACAGGGACTGATTGAGAGGCTTGGCAGAGAGGAAGGTCTGCTTGTGGGAAAAGGGTATTATACGGACTATACACCCGATCAGATTGCTCAAAGATATATTGACTTGCtcaacaattcaaaattttcaaagtaa
- the LOC104754470 gene encoding formimidoyltransferase-cyclodeaminase-like isoform X2 yields MSSGLKEDFLDCIVRLEETHIQQGFDEGYEKGLVSGREDARHLGLKLGFETGELIGFYKGCSFLWNSALRVDPTRFSPQLHKHLNDFHVLLVKFPLLDPEDEAKDRIKDHLRVKFNIICASLGVSKKQLEWSEEMLREMLGCCKVYISEARNKTALEAIERAVKPFPPAAIVNKFEDAAYGRVGYTVVSSLATGSSSSLKNAVFAMVKTALDTINLELHSGSHPRLGVVDHICFHPLSQTSIEQVSSVANSLAMDIGSTLRVPTYLYGAADKEQCTLDSIRRKLGYFKANREGHEWAGGLELEMVPVKPDAGPQEVSKAKGVVAVGACGWVSNYNVPVMSNNLKAVRRISRKTSERGGGLASVQTMALVHGKGVIEVACNLLNPSQVGGDEVQGLIERLGREEGLLVGKGYYTDYTPDQIAQRYIDLLNNSKFSK; encoded by the exons ATGAGTTCCGGTCTGAAAGAAGATTTCCTCGATTGTATCGTGCGTTTAGAGGAGACGCACATTCAACAAGGCTTCGACGAGGGTTACGAAAAGGGTCTTGTGTCGGGTCGGGAAGACGCTCGTCATCTGGGTTTGAAACTCGGGTTCGAGACAGGCGAGCTCATCGGGTTCTACAAAGGCTGCTCTTTTCTTTGGAATTCAGCTCTCCGTGTTGATCCCACTCGCTTCTCCCCTCAGCTCCACAAGCATCTCAATGATTTCCATGTCTTGCTCGTTAAGTTCCCTCTTTTGGATCCCGAGGACGAAGCCAAAGACCGGATCAAGGATCATCTCCGAGTCAAATTCAACATTATTTGCGCATCTCTCGGCGTTTCCAAGAAACAGTTGGA gTGGTCCGAGGAGATGTTGAGAGAAATGCTTGGTTGCTGCAAGGTATACATATCTGAAGCGCGGAACAAGACGGCCCTCGAAGCCATTGAGAGAGCTGTAAAGCCTTTTCCACCGGCTGCAATCGTCAACAAGTTTGAAGATGCGGCTTATGGCAGGGTCGGTTATACTGTTGTATCCTCGCTTGCTACTGGGTCATCTTCATCCCTGAAGAATGCAGTGTTTGCAATGGTTAAGACTGCTCTCGACACCATCAATCTTGAGTTGCACTCTGGATCCCATCCCCGCCTTGGAGTGGTCGACCACATATGCTTTCACCCCTTGTCTCAAACCTCTATAGAACAAGTTTCTTCCGTTGCCAATTCCCTAGCAATGGACATCGGCTCCACTCTTCGAG TTCCTACATATCTATATGGAGCAGCAGATAAGGAGCAGTGCACGCTGGATTCGATCAGAAGGAAGCTGGGATACTTCAAGGCAAACAGGGAGGGACATGAATGGGCAGGTGGGTTGGAGCTGGAGATGGTGCCAGTGAAGCCAGACGCAGGGCCACAAGAGGTGAGCAAAGCCAAAGGGGTTGTAGCGGTTGGGGCGTGCGGGTGGGTGAGTAACTATAACGTACCAGTCATGTCAAACAATCTCAAGGCAGTGAGGAGAATATCAAGGAAGACGAGCGAGAGAGGAGGGGGCTTGGCTTCAGTGCAGACAATGGCGCTTGTGCATGGGAAAGGAGTTATAGAGGTCGCCTGTAACTTGTTGAATCCAAGTCAAGTGGGAGGAGATGAAGTACAGGGACTGATTGAGAGGCTTGGCAGAGAGGAAGGTCTGCTTGTGGGAAAAGGGTATTATACGGACTATACACCCGATCAGATTGCTCAAAGATATATTGACTTGCtcaacaattcaaaattttcaaagtaa